The sequence GCTAGAGTGGCCTTTTTCTCTGGCATTCAGGAGCGGGCTCCACTGAGCTTGGCACCACCGAAAGGCCCCATTCAGAGTGCTCTGTTTGCACATGCCTGTCATTCATGGGTGCATCACCATGGGAACTATGCAAGAGTGAGCACCAAACCCATGAGAGATTATCACGATCAATAAAGCATCAAGGTGTTGAACAGGAGAGTCagaccggaaaaaaaaaagtctctggattaactttttttaaaacacagatttCCTGCACATCATTGTCGTTCGACGATGTTTCTCCTCGAGCTTTGTGTGACGTAAatgatgttttgatatatttttttgaatCTTCTCTGAAAATgaactaataatataatatttgtgaTCTGTCTGAAACAGAGGCATCTTCTTGGACACGATCTTGCCCCGTTATGATGTCAATGGAGTCCGGCCACCTATTGGACAGAGGACCAGGCTTAGCAAAGGCGACATTGCACAAGCCCGCAAACTCTACAAGTGTGCAAGTAAGCTACATTAAATGTGTAGAAAACATATAGATCCACATGACAACACCTTGATTGTAGACTTTTAGCACCTATCAAAGCCAAATTAGATATGACACATCATGACTGAATGTACACTAATGCTCATGCAAACCGTTCATGTTATTCCTCTGGTCTAGTGTGATATAACCATGTGTGTGTCATGGCGTGTGGTTGTTAAAGGGTGTGGGGACAGCCTGCAGGAAAGTGCTGGAAACTTCTCTTCTCCCGGTTATCCGAACGGCTACTCAGCTTACGCTCACTGTGTCTGGAGGATTTCTGTCACTCCTGGAGAGAAGGTGAGTGATGGTAAATAAGCGGAAACAATCCTTTAATAAGGACTTTAACTACAATTCCTTACCGCCAGTGGTATGATGCAcagatatttatatagcacattaGGCCATTTGTTGTGATAATTCTCTAAGTCAATGTGACAATTTAAGTTGTTGTTTAATATGATGAATGACACTGAATCAATTAAATTATTCAGTTTTTAGTACGAGACTAGCTCACATTGTTCAAATCAAGAAGTAAAACAATCAGGAAAACCCTGTGTTAAATCATCATATCCCTTTTTTCTTGTAACGTCCTggcctccttctgtctctcagATTGTTCTGAATTTTACATCCATGGACCTCTTCAGGAGCCACTTGTGTTGGTACGACCACGTGGAGGTCCGAGACGGGTTCTGGAGGAAAGCTCCTCTGAAAGGTCTTTAATTGTGATCTACAACAgacctcctctccctctgcgAAGCATGCTCCATAAACGTGATGCCGTGTCATTCCTGTGTCATGAAGTCTGGTCTTTTCATGTACTATGGCAGGCCGTTTTTGTGGAGACACACTTCCAGATCCAATCATCTCAACCGACAGCCGACTGTGGATTGAAtttagaagcagcagcagctggctggGCAAAGGCTTTTCAGCTGTCTACGAAGGTACAACTTTGATAATGTGATTTGAATATGCACTTTTCATATGCTACATTCTCTGGTTTGTCCCAGGTTCTacaatttatttgtataaatgtataatgtagacaactgaatgtaaaaaataaagatagCTCTGGATGAAACAAATGACTTCTCACCTCCTGTGCAGCCATCTGTGGGGGGGAGGTGAAGCGGGACAGCGGTCAGATCCAGTCCCCCAATTACCCCGACGACTACCAGTCCAACAAAGTGTGCGTGTGGAAAATCACAGTAGCAGAAGGTTTCGATGTTGGCCTCTCTTTCCAGTCGTTTGAGGTAAAAACTGCTTTTATTACGATTGTTAACATGTTCAGAACAGAGAAATATTTCCAGGAGAAATGACCAAACTGGGAGAATGGTTCCCAAACCTCATATTCCCTCAGGTTGGAacgttatttttgttttttcttactTGTGTTACAATTGCCCAGCACTTGGAAGGTCGGGAAGACACCACATTCACCTGCTTTGCACACTTCATTGTCTTCGCTTCCTCTGCAGATTGAGCGGCATGACAGCTGCGCCTACGACTACGTGGAGGTGAGGGACGGCGGCTCGGAGAGCAGCCCGCTGCTCGGACGTTTCTGCGGCTACAACAAACCTGAAGACATCAAAAGCAGCTCCAACCAGCTCCGGCTGAAGTTTGTGTCTGACAGCTCGGTCAGCAAAGCTGGGTTTGCAGCCAGCTTTTTTAAAGGTCAGAAAAGTAACTTTGGGCTAAAACTGATCAGCGATGACAAGAACTTCTGGTTTCTAATGATTTTTCATTTGCCAGAGATGGATGAGTGCTCCGGACCGAACAACGGCCACTGCGAGCAGCGCTGTCTGAACACACTGGGCAGCTACAGATGTGCATGTGATCCGGGATACGAGCTGGCTGCCAACAGACGCAGCTGTGAGAGTGAGTATAGAGCACGACTTCACTAAATCCTGAGAGCTAGGTCACCTCGAGTCTTCACAGTGGAGCAGCCTCCTGTCACTGTGACATATACAATGCACCCTTTTTTATCATGCTAGTGCAATTATTCACTTTCTGGAGGAGAGTAAATAGAGAAGATCAATACCTCCTGGTATCTTTCTGTTACAGCCTGTaaccagttagcttagcttagcttaaagacGGGAAACAAGGCAACAACAGCATGGCTCTGTACACATGTAATTAATTTTAACGATCAGCacctgttttttccccccccccctgtttccagGCTTTGTGTTAAGCAAAGCAAACTAATTACAGTTGCCATTTGTTTCCACTTAAGGTTATTCATTCTCAGGCCCATTCAACAGCTGAACGAGACCCAATCAGCAGGCTCTGAATTTGTTGAATTGAGTTCCTGCAAAAATAAGTAAACCTCAGACAGGCCTGAGATTTGCAGCTGGGAAGTATTAACTTAGACAATAAAGTCAAAGGGAGATACATTCCAACTGAAAATCATATATGACATGTCATGTTTTCCGTTAATCCGATTGTAAAACTTGTGCTCAAACAAACACTGTGGCATTATGAGAAGGAGGTCTCATCTCCTTTTGCTCAGTTGAGACACAAATCCCTGGTATTCTCTCTTCTACCACAAGAGGGCAGTACTTCCTCACTGCGTCTTCCTTATGAGCCCCATCAGTCTGTAACAGCACTGATTTGATTAATCTAAACCGAACAAACAGGAATTACATTTCTCCTCATTACAATTGTGTACATTCCttgattttaaagaaatacacaatatgtCCTTCTGCAACCTTTGATCACCACTGGTTTATTCCATTACCACTATCTCCTATATATCAGTTATACTTGGGCATAACTTTATTTCTTAACATTTCATTGTAATACACTGTATAACTTAATtggtattctttttttttttaaatgattaaattaaatgacatcACCCATTTGCTTGAATTTGTGAATTCTTACAAAGTCAAGCAAATGGTTGATGTAATTTATGTCATCCAaatgtttttctctcactcttcaACCACTAGAATCTGTGTTTTCTCCCACCAGCAGCTGCCTGTGGCGGGTTCATCACCAAGCTGAATGGCTCCCTCACCACCCCCGGGTGGCCCAAAGAATACCCTCCCAACAAGAACTGCGTGTGGCAGCTGGTGGCACCCATTCAGTATCGCATCACTCTGGTGTTCGATGTGTTCGAGACCGAAGGGAATGATGTAAGTTGATTAAAGTGACATTTTTCTATATTTGTGCAGACATTTGATCAGATAACCTGTTAAATCACCATCATTTCACAGGCCACGTCTTGTTCCTCTGTAGTAAGTAAAACTATCCCGTGTTTACCATCAGGTGTGTAAATATGATTATGTGGAGGTGCGCAGTGGGTTGAGTTCAGACTCAGAGCTTCATGGGAAGTTCTGTGGAGCGGAGAAGCCAGAGGTCATCACCtcccaacaaaacaacataaggATTGAGTTCAAGTCGGACAACACCGTCTCCAAGAAGGGCTTCAAGGCTCACTTCTTCTCTGGTAAGTCATGAGGAGGGTTGAGAAAGGACATTAGTAAACTAGTATGCAATGTCCAGGACCTTCATTCACAAATCCTTACCCCACTCCAATAACCTTGTCTTCAGTTTTCTCACACAAGAAGGGAGGCGTGTAGTCTATCTGAAGCtcacatctatttatttatttaatattagtGGTATCATGCTTGGtgtttaaatcaaataaatctcttaatttcacattcagaaacacattcacatttatttttatttaacgtGGCAGGtctaatgtttgtgttttttctaaaaTTGTAAAGAATATTTTCAGTGCacaaaaagatatttaacaCAATGAATGATCTTTTTTTGTTATGACAGAAATATTGAAAGCCCAACAACAACTCCCCATTGGAACATCTCAATTACGTATTATTAAATATACGGAACAGCGATTTCTGAATTTTAACAACCCTCCACTTTGTTCTGTGGACTACATGCTGAGCTTTTCAAAAATACTTACATAAGTCTCTAACCCAAGAGATGTTTTGCTGAGAGATGACCGAGGGTTGTGGGACTTAACTGTTTCATTCTGCAGATTCTTCCCCTCGGGTAACACAGAAAGCCTTTGTGTCTGCACTCAGCAGCAGATAACGGTCTAAATTGTTAATTGTATATGTTCTGCAGCCTGTTGTGACAGATTCGAACGTTGCGCAAAAATGATCTTCCCATCTCCACAGATATAGACGAGTGCTCCAAAGAAAACGGAGGCTGCCAGCACGAATGTGTGAACACCTTCGGGAGCTACAGCTGTCAGTGTCGCAGCGGCTTCATGCTGCACGATAATAAGCACGACTGCAAGGAAGGTACTCCTATGTTTGATAACAGAAAGTCATTTGATTCAGTTGAGTGTGTGATCACCAGGAGGAAATGATGTGACCAGCTTCCATTGTTTAGTTGTAATAAGTGATTTAGTTGTGGTTTTCAGCGGGCTGTGATCATGCTGTCAACACTGTGTCGGGCACAATGAGCAGCCCCAACTGGCCTGATAAGTATCCCAGCAAGAAGGCCTGCACCTGGTCTCTGTCCACAACCCCGGGCCACCGTATCAAACTCGTATGTCAatgggtgttttttgtttttttactgaccCAAATTCAAGACTTGAAAGACAACTTTTGGAGGTAATTCAAAGCGTTTCAAAATGTCTCGCAGGTTTTCAACGAGATCGACATGGAGGCTCATCTGGAGTGCACGTACGACCACCTGGAGATCTTCGACGGGCGAGACTCGCGTGCCCCGAGCCTCGGGCTCTTCTGTGGCACCAAGAAGCCTTCTCCAGTCGTCTCCACTGGCAACAAAATGTTCCTGCGTTTCTTCTCTGACAACTCAGTGCAGAAGAGAGGCTTTGAGGCTTCATACAGAGCAGGTAAGCAAAGCAACCATAACTTTCTACCCCAAAAAGCCTGGAAAACGAGTCAAATGGCACGTTAGAGAcaaaatagaatataaaaaatgtgtcatttaaacTTTGGGGTTGTTTTTTGCCGCGTTTAGAAAACTGCGGTCTTTCACTTTCACGAGATCCTTATTTTGACTCTCTAATTTTGTGGTTGTGAATTCCCAGAATGTGGAGGAAGTCTGAAAGCCGAGGTCAAGACAAAAGATCTCTACTCTCACGCCCAGTTTGGAGATAACAACTACCAGGGCGGCTCCGACTGTCTGTGGGTGGTCTCTGCTGAGAAGGGCTATGGAGTGGAGCTCATCTTCCAAGTGTTTGAGATCGAGGAGGAGGCCGACTGTGGGTATGACTACGTGGAGCTGTATGACGGCGCTGACATCAAGTCTCCGAGGCTGGGACGATATTGTGGATCTGGGGTAAGGCTAAAAATATCAGTCTTGTGGagtaaacaatatttaaattgttCTTCAAAAACCTTCTCTTTTTGTCCTTTTCCCCCCAAAGGCCCCAGAGGAAGTCTACTCAGCCGGAGACGCCATCGTTTTAAAGTTTCATTCAGATGACAGCATCAATAAAAAAGGCTTTCATGCACGCTACACAAGCACAAAGTTCCAGGACACGCTACACGCAAGCAAGTGACTCTACCCCAAACCTAAATGGAGACATTTGGTCGGACACACCCATCTCCAGGCGAGGAGTGAATGCATGGATTGCCACAAACAACAACTTTACATTCACATCTGTCAGACGGAGTGAAGCCATGCAGAATAATTGCATCTTTACTCTTCTTTGTTTTATAGCTAGGATGAGAGACGAGGACTAGTTTGCAGGGATTAATTTGAGTAAATTCAGTGACACTGTCTGTAATGAGCTGATTACGTCATAGCACAGTGTTGAGATATAAAATGTTTACATGAAAtagttttcttgttgttttttaatcatgTCGGCCCTTTTTACTGTCTGGGGCAAAAGTTAACttctaattaatttaataataataatagaggaCAAAAGCAATAATCCaaactatttagtttttttgctcaAATCAGACCAGGGctgttatttcatattttttcatttacattttttattacattagcATTCCCTCACAGTATGTTTTGAGTATTTTTGAGTACTTTATATTCTCTTAAAACACACAGCAGTACAGTACATTTCCCTTCTACATGCTCATCAGTAATGTTTTCTATACTTGCCTTGAACAGCAACTTAACACCTGTGTACTCTGGAGGGTGTCTGTACACTATTACATCCCCGGTGGGTGTTACAGGTGGATCTTACAGGGTTTTGTTCTCACCTGAGGCGGGCGTTTTCTTTCCATGCAGAAGGTATTTCCCGGTTCTTCCTGCCTTAGGTGTGACCATGTGACCTCTGGATGGGGACAGTTACTATTAAACAATGATAAATAGTGCTTCAACATCTATAGCATGTAATCTAATGACAGGCatgttctatttatttttgagtTGGAATAAGAGCGTTAGAGAAATAAAAGTttccagaaatgtttttattaaaatgttaactTCAGCCCTTGGATCAGCCAGGGTAAAAACAGCTGGAACAGTCAAGACATCAAGCAGGACAAGTACAAAGTACAAAACCATTTGTTAAAGTGAAGTGAAAAAGGCTATTAAACCCAAGTTGCTTATGTGTCACTCTCACCTGAATGCACCAAGTACATCATTAGTATGACATGACACCATACAAACAACTCAAgcataatgtatatttattcaaCACATCGATGATAATCACAGTATAGAGCGATTAGGATATTTTATTGAATGTATTAGTGTATCATGCACAAGAAAGAATATTgaatcaataaattaaaaaaatagtcaGGTAGCAGTTTCACTTTCTTCACTGAAGCACAGCTTCTCTGAAATGAAACCTGTGACCGTATAGATCCAGTCTACAAACTGAACGATTTGCGTTACTGTTACTTTCCGTGGGTTtctatggagctaaatccatgccaatagttttgttcatttgaaaaaaagatttaaacctgaaaattcaggttttggtcttgaacattgaaaaattcaacaatgtattcgaaataaaaataagtgtatgaaaagttttgttggtttaaatataatttaagctgtcactcatgataccacgcccctgtagttgaaaccacgccccccacgccacatcccggccacaagtctgaacctgaaaaaaaacgatctgaaa is a genomic window of Cyclopterus lumpus isolate fCycLum1 chromosome 12, fCycLum1.pri, whole genome shotgun sequence containing:
- the LOC117740183 gene encoding LOW QUALITY PROTEIN: bone morphogenetic protein 1-like (The sequence of the model RefSeq protein was modified relative to this genomic sequence to represent the inferred CDS: inserted 3 bases in 2 codons; deleted 2 bases in 2 codons) — its product is MEVAPACLFLLCCLRVSLAADWESVDTHLTDLGDAIDYKDPCKAAAFMGDIALDEDDLRMFKEAHGSDGAQRHVHINHTDSVNSSSSNESVRAKRAAGRQSLRRRRRAATSRPERVWRMASXPYVISGNFTGSQRAIFRQAMRHWEKKHTCVTFTERTTEEXYIVLTYRPCGCCSYVGRRGSGPQAISIGKNCDKFGIVVHELGHVIGFWHEHTRPDRDEHVSIIRDNIQPGQEYNFLKMEPGEVDSLGEVYDFGSIMHYARNTFSRGIFLDTILPRYDVNGVRPPIGQRTRLSKGDIAQARKLYKCARCGDSLQESAGNFSSPGYPNGYSAYAHCVWRISVTPGEKIVLNFTSMDLFRSHLCWYDHVEVRDGFWRKAPLKGRFCGDTLPDPIISTDSRLWIEFRSSSSWLGKGFSAVYEAICGGEVKRDSGQIQSPNYPDDYQSNKVCVWKITVAEGFDVGLSFQSFEIERHDSCAYDYVEVRDGGSESSPLLGRFCGYNKPEDIKSSSNQLRLKFVSDSSVSKAGFAASFFKEMDECSGPNNGHCEQRCLNTLGSYRCACDPGYELAANRRSCETAACGGFITKLNGSLTTPGWPKEYPPNKNCVWQLVAPIQYRITLVFDVFETEGNDVCKYDYVEVRSGLSSDSELHGKFCGAEKPEVITSQQNNIRIEFKSDNTVSKKGFKAHFFSDIDECSKENGGCQHECVNTFGSYSCQCRSGFMLHDNKHDCKEAGCDHAVNTVSGTMSSPNWPDKYPSKKACTWSLSTTPGHRIKLVFNEIDMEAHLECTYDHLEIFDGRDSRAPSLGLFCGTKKPSPVVSTGNKMFLRFFSDNSVQKRGFEASYRAECGGSLKAEVKTKDLYSHAQFGDNNYQGGSDCLWVVSAEKGYGVELIFQVFEIEEEADCGYDYVELYDGADIKSPRLGRYCGSGAPEEVYSAGDAIVLKFHSDDSINKKGFHARYTSTKFQDTLHASK